The Paenibacillus sp. MBLB1832 genome has a window encoding:
- a CDS encoding Gfo/Idh/MocA family protein, translated as MSTITAVLIGAGQRGADAYATYALDYPDEVKFVAVAEMDPIRRMCFQEAHAIEDASAFESWERLLEGPKLADAVLICTQDQMHFEPSIRALEKGYHVLLEKPMSPSPTECVLMGEYAEKYNRVFSICHVLRYTEFYKKLKQVLVDGAIGRLISIQHTENVEHRHQAHSFVRGNWRNSETSSPMILAKSCHDMDILLWLADADCTKVSSFGSLTHFRSESAPEGAPLYCLDGCPVEKECPYYAPKMYLEREDWAGPILRKIVSNDHSKEGVLQALKNGPYGRCVYHCDNNVVDHQVVNLEFANEVTVAFTMCAFTKEGGRSMKLMGTGGQIRADMEKNVIEVSSFITGETTIIDIDAPLGGHGGGDHGIMRDFVRLVSRNGDEVGLTGARNSVQSHLMAFAAEKSRLESRVIGIEDYRNELKTNMSIPG; from the coding sequence ATGTCAACCATAACTGCAGTATTAATAGGAGCGGGACAAAGAGGGGCCGATGCTTATGCTACCTACGCGCTGGATTACCCAGATGAAGTGAAATTTGTGGCGGTGGCTGAGATGGACCCCATTAGAAGGATGTGTTTCCAGGAGGCACACGCGATTGAGGATGCCTCTGCATTCGAAAGCTGGGAGCGGTTGCTTGAAGGGCCTAAACTTGCTGATGCGGTTTTGATTTGTACACAGGACCAAATGCATTTTGAACCGTCGATACGGGCTTTGGAGAAAGGGTATCATGTTCTACTCGAAAAACCGATGTCTCCAAGCCCAACGGAATGTGTCCTTATGGGCGAATACGCCGAAAAATATAACCGAGTGTTTTCCATCTGCCATGTGCTTAGGTATACCGAGTTCTATAAAAAGCTTAAGCAAGTGCTCGTAGATGGTGCAATAGGCAGACTTATTTCCATCCAGCATACGGAAAATGTCGAGCATCGGCATCAAGCTCACAGCTTCGTGCGAGGAAATTGGCGAAATTCCGAAACTTCCAGCCCGATGATTTTGGCGAAGAGTTGTCATGATATGGATATTTTGTTATGGCTGGCGGATGCCGACTGCACGAAGGTGTCATCCTTCGGCTCGCTAACGCATTTTCGTTCAGAAAGTGCCCCGGAAGGTGCGCCATTGTACTGTTTGGACGGTTGCCCCGTAGAGAAGGAATGTCCGTATTATGCGCCTAAAATGTATTTGGAAAGAGAAGATTGGGCAGGACCTATTCTGCGAAAAATTGTCAGTAACGATCACAGCAAAGAAGGAGTTCTTCAAGCTTTGAAAAATGGGCCCTATGGCCGATGCGTATATCATTGCGATAATAATGTTGTGGACCATCAGGTCGTCAATCTGGAATTTGCGAACGAGGTTACCGTCGCCTTTACGATGTGTGCCTTCACCAAAGAAGGCGGCAGATCGATGAAGTTGATGGGAACAGGTGGTCAGATCAGAGCCGATATGGAGAAGAACGTCATCGAAGTGAGCAGCTTTATCACAGGTGAGACGACAATAATCGATATTGATGCTCCATTGGGAGGCCATGGTGGCGGTGATCACGGCATCATGCGCGATTTTGTTCGGTTAGTGAGTCGAAATGGGGATGAAGTTGGACTTACGGGCGCGCGCAATTCCGTACAAAGCCATCTGATGGCGTTCGCTGCCGAGAAGTCACGGTTGGAAAGCCGGGTTATTGGAATAGAGGATTATAGGAATGAATTGAAAACGAATATGAGCATACCGGGGTGA
- a CDS encoding glycoside hydrolase family 38 N-terminal domain-containing protein, whose protein sequence is MTILKKNKKWKIYVIHHSHTDIGYTERQEKIEQFHVDFIKQAVAICNAAHSGEKEEWTGYKWTCETFWAVERFLEQASEEEREQFAEVLHRGDIELSGTYLNMTELAGYDLLTKMLEKSGNYAREINLNTQVKSAMTADITGYSWGYSQAMADAGIENLLSCVHTHHSMFPIGRKQFPFYWETPKGGRILVWNGEHYMFGNDLGLNPDAVLSYTLRGEDEYSVWGIAKDHWQLAEDRIFRYINQLELEQYPFHFLLVNVMGLLNDNASPNPRVITFIKEWNQKHGNQVEIKMTTLNQYFDLVREQSVEIPVYRGDWPDWWSDGVNSTPMQTQIFRDAQRMLRVVRKLEPNVETIQGYRIREAEYQLMMYAEHTWGYHSSIKEPWHFMVQQLGVRKEAYAANASRLVYATLDEVLKQQGEVMLRYDRKLTYRVVNPYSYAIEDVAHFYLDSYSELDRLKDGLEVVEESTGSVIPHQLERVSRGNQIEIVVRLEANETKSYFIRHAQDVKAKTASSTRLSGQDRVYDLTDLFVLKESSPEQKLTISEHSIESPYIRIDWAEGDGINSWYDKRTGKEWLADNRLAGAFTPIYERTPANDSNQVQVRGSMGRNRKGMNVQRSIGKLCGVKKIAEGSVYGIVELTYAVAGMSHYSVYLKAYKELARIDVSVRIHKDSVWDPENVFISLPFTQENSELWLDKPGGPIRPGTDQLPGTLIDYYCIQEGLALLSPEGSMLLATPDTPLLQTGPIKHQPRKLNGQKPADRKEPLYSWPLSNYWETNFKATLGGFYEFRYRLQFDDQWETPEHPLEICQAINTGTIAYRTK, encoded by the coding sequence ATGACAATTTTGAAAAAAAATAAAAAGTGGAAGATTTACGTCATTCATCATTCACACACGGACATCGGCTATACGGAAAGACAAGAAAAGATTGAGCAATTTCATGTGGACTTCATTAAGCAGGCTGTAGCGATTTGCAATGCTGCTCATAGCGGAGAAAAGGAAGAATGGACCGGGTACAAATGGACTTGTGAAACGTTCTGGGCAGTGGAACGGTTTCTCGAGCAGGCGAGCGAGGAAGAGAGGGAACAATTCGCCGAAGTCTTGCATAGGGGGGATATCGAGCTATCGGGTACTTACCTGAATATGACGGAGCTCGCGGGGTATGACCTGCTCACCAAAATGCTGGAGAAATCAGGCAATTATGCTCGCGAAATCAATTTAAATACGCAAGTGAAGTCAGCCATGACTGCGGACATTACCGGATATAGCTGGGGGTACTCACAAGCGATGGCTGACGCGGGAATTGAAAATTTGCTTTCTTGCGTTCATACGCATCACAGTATGTTTCCTATAGGCCGGAAGCAGTTTCCTTTCTATTGGGAGACGCCTAAGGGGGGGCGTATCCTTGTGTGGAATGGCGAGCATTACATGTTTGGAAACGATTTAGGGTTGAATCCAGATGCCGTTCTTTCCTACACGCTCAGGGGGGAGGATGAGTATTCGGTATGGGGGATCGCGAAAGATCATTGGCAACTCGCTGAGGATCGTATCTTCCGCTATATCAACCAGTTAGAGCTGGAACAATATCCTTTTCATTTTCTCCTTGTGAATGTCATGGGGCTCTTAAACGATAATGCGTCGCCTAATCCGAGAGTCATCACGTTTATCAAAGAGTGGAACCAGAAGCATGGAAATCAGGTTGAAATCAAAATGACGACGTTGAACCAGTATTTCGATCTGGTTCGTGAGCAGTCCGTCGAAATTCCTGTCTATCGTGGCGATTGGCCGGACTGGTGGAGCGACGGAGTCAACTCAACGCCTATGCAAACGCAAATTTTCCGCGATGCTCAACGTATGCTTCGTGTCGTTCGCAAGTTGGAGCCTAATGTGGAGACGATACAAGGCTACCGGATCCGCGAAGCGGAGTATCAGTTGATGATGTATGCCGAGCATACGTGGGGCTACCACTCTTCCATTAAAGAACCGTGGCACTTCATGGTGCAGCAGCTAGGTGTCCGAAAAGAAGCTTACGCGGCCAACGCCAGCCGGTTGGTTTACGCAACCCTGGATGAAGTGCTGAAGCAACAAGGCGAGGTCATGCTTCGCTACGATCGCAAGCTCACGTATCGCGTTGTGAATCCTTATAGCTATGCCATTGAAGATGTAGCTCATTTCTATTTGGACAGTTATTCGGAGCTGGATAGGTTGAAAGACGGATTGGAAGTGGTCGAAGAGAGTACGGGAAGCGTGATTCCACATCAGCTGGAACGAGTAAGCCGAGGCAATCAAATAGAAATTGTGGTAAGGCTGGAAGCGAATGAAACCAAGTCCTATTTTATTCGGCATGCACAGGATGTGAAAGCCAAAACTGCCAGCAGTACTAGGCTTTCGGGCCAAGATCGTGTATACGATCTGACAGATCTTTTTGTTTTGAAAGAGTCATCGCCTGAGCAAAAGCTAACGATCTCGGAGCATTCCATAGAGAGCCCGTATATTCGTATTGACTGGGCGGAAGGCGATGGCATCAATTCATGGTACGACAAACGTACGGGTAAAGAATGGTTAGCTGACAACCGGCTTGCGGGCGCATTCACGCCAATTTACGAAAGGACACCCGCGAACGACAGTAATCAGGTTCAAGTAAGAGGTAGCATGGGCAGAAACCGCAAAGGGATGAATGTTCAGAGGTCAATCGGGAAGCTGTGCGGCGTCAAAAAAATAGCGGAAGGCTCCGTTTATGGAATCGTTGAATTAACGTATGCCGTGGCAGGAATGAGCCACTATTCGGTCTATTTGAAGGCCTACAAGGAGCTTGCCCGGATCGATGTTTCCGTTCGGATTCATAAGGACAGTGTCTGGGATCCCGAAAATGTCTTTATTTCGCTGCCATTTACGCAGGAAAATAGCGAGCTTTGGCTGGATAAACCAGGGGGGCCGATTCGCCCAGGTACGGATCAGCTGCCTGGCACCTTAATCGATTATTATTGTATCCAGGAAGGACTCGCTTTACTGTCCCCTGAGGGCAGCATGCTATTGGCAACGCCGGATACGCCGCTCTTGCAAACAGGTCCCATCAAGCACCAGCCTCGCAAGCTCAACGGCCAAAAACCGGCCGATAGGAAAGAACCGCTTTATTCATGGCCGCTTTCCAACTATTGGGAGACGAACTTCAAAGCTACCTTAGGCGGCTTTTATGAATTCCGATATAGACTTCAATTTGACGATCAATGGGAAACGCCAGAACATCCGCTTGAGATTTGTCAGGCTATCAACACAGGTACGATCGCTTATCGGACTAAATAA
- a CDS encoding ABC transporter substrate-binding protein has protein sequence MNTSKKMKRSLVMLSIGISVALTGCSTPKAEPTASEPAASTGAAQTAQPTAAPLAPVELSYYFPSGPLKDMQTVEDALNKLIKPKINATVKLKSIDWGVYEEKMKVSMASGEPYDLVWTSAGFNNYFQNVANGAYAPLDELIAKYPDLKKGIPDMFWNAVKVKGKVYGVPVFQQSTAGYGYTIQKAVADKYKMDWKSVTKLSDLTPFLETVKKNEPNLIPWEYSQGADPFLTAPPMFGFETLGDAKTPGDLYLKDGGKVVNQYETPEFKAFITMMRDWFNKGYLRKDAATLKETTADRKAGKNALQLGQIDIDSVAFAAAGMDATGRMSGPNPATQSYDFQFVKPLLTTDKAAATMTAISANSPNKERAMMLLNLLNTDKEIYNTLIWGVEGKHYKKVAENRIETMKDGGYQLLSPWEFGNMSLTYLFEGDPKGNDAKYTQMWVDLNKNAQPSNALGFVFDFTPVKAEKANVDAAIDELYYAIASGSVDPEKYLPQFLDKLKKAGSDKIIAEKQKQLDAWKSTK, from the coding sequence ATGAACACATCAAAGAAAATGAAACGTTCGCTTGTTATGCTAAGTATTGGTATCTCTGTCGCACTTACGGGGTGTAGCACTCCGAAGGCTGAGCCAACAGCTTCAGAGCCTGCTGCGAGTACGGGTGCAGCACAAACAGCTCAACCAACAGCAGCCCCATTAGCACCAGTTGAACTATCCTACTATTTCCCGTCGGGGCCTCTGAAAGATATGCAGACTGTAGAAGATGCCCTGAATAAGCTGATTAAGCCGAAAATCAACGCAACGGTTAAACTTAAAAGCATTGATTGGGGTGTTTACGAAGAAAAAATGAAAGTAAGCATGGCTTCTGGTGAACCCTACGATCTCGTCTGGACATCGGCAGGCTTCAACAATTACTTTCAAAATGTAGCGAACGGCGCATATGCACCGCTCGATGAATTGATTGCCAAATATCCGGACCTGAAGAAAGGGATTCCAGATATGTTCTGGAATGCCGTGAAGGTAAAAGGAAAAGTGTATGGTGTGCCTGTTTTCCAACAATCAACAGCTGGTTACGGTTATACCATTCAGAAAGCAGTAGCGGACAAGTACAAAATGGATTGGAAGTCTGTGACGAAGCTATCTGACCTGACGCCTTTCCTTGAAACAGTGAAGAAGAACGAGCCCAATTTAATACCTTGGGAATATAGCCAGGGAGCCGATCCGTTCCTTACGGCTCCTCCGATGTTCGGATTTGAGACTTTAGGAGATGCGAAGACGCCTGGAGATCTGTATTTAAAAGATGGAGGCAAGGTTGTCAATCAGTATGAGACTCCGGAGTTCAAAGCATTTATAACGATGATGAGAGACTGGTTTAATAAAGGATACTTACGTAAAGACGCTGCGACCTTGAAAGAAACCACAGCAGATCGTAAAGCTGGAAAGAACGCGCTGCAATTAGGTCAGATCGATATCGACTCCGTGGCTTTTGCAGCAGCTGGTATGGATGCTACAGGTAGAATGTCTGGGCCAAATCCTGCTACACAGTCTTACGACTTCCAATTCGTGAAGCCGCTTCTTACAACTGATAAAGCTGCAGCAACCATGACGGCGATCTCTGCGAATTCGCCAAACAAAGAAAGGGCCATGATGCTCCTTAATCTGCTTAACACAGACAAAGAAATTTACAACACACTTATCTGGGGCGTTGAAGGTAAGCATTACAAGAAAGTCGCTGAGAACCGAATTGAAACGATGAAAGATGGCGGCTATCAATTGCTTTCCCCTTGGGAATTCGGCAATATGTCGCTTACCTATTTGTTTGAGGGTGACCCTAAAGGAAACGATGCGAAGTATACGCAAATGTGGGTAGATCTCAATAAAAATGCACAACCTTCCAATGCGCTAGGATTCGTGTTTGACTTTACACCGGTTAAAGCAGAGAAAGCGAATGTTGATGCTGCCATCGATGAACTTTATTATGCGATCGCGAGCGGTTCCGTAGACCCTGAGAAGTACTTGCCGCAGTTCCTAGATAAATTGAAAAAGGCAGGCTCCGACAAAATTATTGCTGAAAAACAAAAGCAATTGGATGCTTGGAAATCTACAAAATAG
- a CDS encoding carbohydrate ABC transporter permease — MIKRITFPNFLLNSMFMVYCVLCLIPLFVVLSVSLSDEQSIFQSGYKLLPMKFSLDAYAFILNGNSPILRAYAVTIIVTLVGTVLHLMISSLFAYSLSRKEVKYRNIVSFLVVFCLLFNGGLVPWYILLSKYLHLKDTVFVLFIPYLVSSVNVLIMRNFFTHTIPESIIESARIDGSGEFHTFLKLVLPLSTPVLATIGLFTAVFYWNDWFTAALFIENGKLYTLQFLLQSIMNNIAFLQANSLTAKAALAQPDETARMATCVLSVGPIMLAYPFLQKYFAKGLTLGAVKS; from the coding sequence ATGATCAAACGAATTACGTTTCCTAACTTTCTACTTAATAGTATGTTTATGGTGTATTGCGTACTATGCCTAATTCCTTTGTTTGTTGTACTTTCCGTTTCACTATCCGATGAGCAGTCGATTTTCCAGTCTGGTTATAAGCTGCTTCCGATGAAATTTAGTTTAGACGCTTATGCCTTCATTCTGAACGGAAATTCTCCGATACTGAGAGCCTATGCCGTTACCATCATCGTGACACTGGTCGGCACAGTATTGCATCTGATGATTTCGTCCTTGTTTGCCTATAGTCTTTCAAGAAAAGAAGTGAAGTATAGAAATATCGTATCCTTCTTGGTCGTCTTCTGCCTGTTGTTCAATGGAGGGTTAGTACCGTGGTATATTCTGCTTTCGAAATACCTTCATTTGAAAGATACGGTCTTTGTACTTTTCATACCTTACTTGGTTTCATCGGTCAATGTGTTAATTATGAGAAATTTCTTTACTCATACAATTCCTGAATCCATTATAGAATCTGCAAGAATTGACGGTTCAGGCGAGTTTCATACCTTTTTAAAGCTGGTACTCCCCTTATCGACGCCAGTGCTGGCAACGATTGGTCTTTTCACGGCTGTCTTTTATTGGAACGATTGGTTTACTGCTGCTTTATTCATTGAGAATGGCAAGCTATATACGCTGCAGTTTCTTCTTCAATCGATCATGAACAACATCGCCTTTCTTCAAGCCAATTCGTTAACAGCGAAAGCCGCACTTGCCCAACCAGATGAGACAGCCAGAATGGCAACATGCGTCCTATCCGTCGGGCCGATTATGCTCGCTTACCCATTTTTACAGAAATATTTCGCCAAAGGACTTACATTAGGCGCAGTGAAATCGTAA
- a CDS encoding ABC transporter permease — translation MMLPGLLYIIVMFYLPMLGVVIAFEQYNPIKGIFKSKWVGFTNFKFLFQSDALFQITFNTIVYNLIFIILGIGLSLVIAILINEIGNRFLAGAYKSILLLPFLLSWVVAEYLLFTFLSMDKGLLNSLLAQFGVEPVQWYSEPFYWWFILPAGYIWKNVGYFSVIFAAGIAGISTEYYEAAKMDGANKFQQAIKITIPMLAPITITLLLLQAGKIFYAAFGDWGMFYNLPKESGVLFSATNVIDTYVYRSLKSMSDFGMSSAVGLYQACVGFILVLVSNFLIRLYDRDSALF, via the coding sequence ATGATGCTTCCTGGACTGCTCTACATCATTGTGATGTTTTATCTACCGATGTTAGGGGTTGTCATTGCGTTTGAACAATATAACCCCATTAAAGGGATCTTTAAGAGTAAATGGGTAGGCTTCACGAATTTTAAGTTTCTTTTTCAATCCGATGCCCTATTTCAAATCACATTCAATACAATCGTCTACAACCTGATCTTCATTATACTTGGTATTGGTCTATCGCTGGTGATAGCGATACTCATCAATGAAATCGGTAACCGCTTTCTTGCAGGAGCTTACAAAAGCATTTTGTTGCTTCCTTTTCTCTTATCCTGGGTGGTAGCTGAATATTTGCTTTTTACTTTCCTAAGTATGGACAAAGGCCTATTAAACAGTCTACTCGCACAGTTCGGTGTAGAACCTGTTCAATGGTATTCCGAACCGTTCTATTGGTGGTTTATTTTACCAGCGGGCTATATATGGAAGAATGTCGGTTACTTCTCGGTCATTTTTGCTGCAGGAATAGCAGGGATTTCAACGGAGTATTATGAGGCTGCCAAAATGGATGGCGCAAACAAATTTCAGCAAGCTATCAAAATTACGATTCCGATGCTGGCTCCGATCACGATTACTTTACTGCTGCTGCAGGCGGGAAAAATTTTTTACGCTGCATTTGGCGATTGGGGAATGTTTTATAACCTGCCGAAGGAGTCGGGTGTTTTGTTCAGTGCCACGAACGTCATTGATACTTACGTTTACAGATCTCTGAAAAGCATGAGCGATTTCGGCATGTCTTCCGCCGTTGGACTGTATCAAGCATGTGTTGGATTTATCCTAGTTCTTGTATCGAACTTTTTGATTAGATTATACGATCGTGACAGTGCATTGTTCTAG
- a CDS encoding ABC transporter substrate-binding protein, which translates to MNKSKKVKRLLALLSMGISVALAGCSSQTAQPTATSLVPVELTYYFPNGPQKDLQSVEDAVNKLIKPKINATVHLKLIDMGAYEEKMKVIMASGEPYDLVWTGAGFNNYFKNVANGAYAPLDDWIANYPDMKNGIPDMFWNAVKVKGHIYGVPVFQQSTAGYGYLIQKAVADKYKLDWKSVTKLSDLTPFLETVKKNEPNLIPWEFSDAFTTAPPMFGLESLGDAKTPGNLYIKDGSKVVNQYETPEFRNYITMMRDWYTKGYLRKDAAIYKDTMADRKAGKNALQLGQIDMDSVALAAAGMDATGRMSIFNPDTQSYDFQFVKPLLTTDKAAATMTAISANSPNKERAMMFLNLLNTDKEIYNTLVWGVEGKHYKKVTANRIETIKDGGFQIFAPWEFGNMSLSYLSEGDPKGNDQKFTQMWVDLNKNATPSKALGFVFDFIPVKAEKANVDAVIDELYYAIASGSVDPEKYLPQFLDKLKKAGANKIIAEKQKQLDAWKATTK; encoded by the coding sequence ATGAATAAATCAAAGAAAGTGAAACGTTTGCTTGCTTTACTGAGTATGGGAATTTCCGTTGCGCTTGCTGGATGCAGCTCCCAAACAGCTCAACCGACAGCAACCTCACTAGTGCCAGTTGAACTTACGTATTATTTCCCGAACGGGCCGCAGAAGGATTTGCAGTCTGTAGAAGATGCGGTTAATAAGCTCATCAAGCCCAAAATCAACGCAACGGTTCACCTGAAACTGATTGATATGGGCGCATACGAAGAAAAAATGAAAGTCATCATGGCCTCTGGTGAACCCTATGATCTCGTATGGACAGGGGCGGGCTTTAACAATTACTTTAAAAATGTGGCTAATGGCGCTTATGCGCCGTTGGATGATTGGATTGCCAACTATCCTGACATGAAGAATGGTATTCCGGATATGTTCTGGAATGCTGTTAAAGTAAAAGGACATATTTATGGTGTGCCTGTCTTCCAACAATCAACCGCAGGGTACGGCTATCTCATCCAGAAAGCAGTAGCGGATAAGTACAAATTGGATTGGAAGTCTGTTACTAAGTTATCAGATCTGACGCCTTTCCTGGAGACAGTCAAGAAGAACGAGCCCAATCTGATTCCTTGGGAATTTTCAGATGCCTTTACGACAGCTCCTCCTATGTTTGGTTTAGAGAGTTTAGGGGATGCGAAGACGCCAGGAAATCTTTACATAAAAGACGGTAGCAAGGTCGTTAATCAGTATGAAACGCCAGAATTCAGAAACTATATCACGATGATGAGGGACTGGTACACCAAAGGATATTTGCGTAAAGACGCAGCGATCTATAAAGATACCATGGCTGATCGTAAGGCTGGAAAGAACGCCCTTCAATTGGGTCAGATCGATATGGACTCCGTGGCCTTAGCAGCAGCAGGCATGGATGCAACAGGCAGAATGTCCATTTTCAATCCGGATACACAGTCTTACGACTTCCAGTTCGTGAAGCCGCTGCTTACAACCGATAAAGCTGCAGCGACAATGACGGCGATCTCTGCGAATTCGCCAAACAAAGAAAGAGCGATGATGTTCCTCAATTTGCTTAACACGGACAAAGAAATTTATAACACGCTTGTCTGGGGCGTTGAAGGTAAGCACTATAAGAAGGTTACTGCAAATCGGATTGAGACCATCAAAGACGGAGGGTTCCAAATCTTTGCTCCTTGGGAGTTCGGCAACATGTCACTCTCGTATTTGTCAGAGGGTGATCCTAAAGGAAACGATCAGAAATTTACACAAATGTGGGTAGATCTCAATAAAAACGCAACACCATCCAAGGCGTTAGGTTTCGTATTTGACTTTATACCGGTTAAAGCAGAGAAGGCGAATGTTGACGCTGTCATCGATGAACTTTATTATGCGATCGCGAGCGGTTCTGTCGACCCTGAGAAGTACTTGCCACAATTCCTGGATAAGTTGAAAAAGGCAGGCGCCAATAAAATTATTGCTGAGAAGCAAAAGCAATTGGATGCTTGGAAAGCGACAACGAAATAA
- a CDS encoding helix-turn-helix domain-containing protein → MYKKLLITFVASITALIIILSSLLYYNYTSSSIETVKEMKGNILSNISYSSVYMDNIAKKFSQSLMLNNSIMSFAYSKEQDILTISGAMKTLNNLTIPNSYIYSTYIYNKNIDTFLTTNTFYDSHDFYDKEIVAMLKSPQAVKSPSLYPIPRKIPVTDGSKVNEINVYTYLLFDTNNNKGDFDSAIVLNVDADWLRLTISSLDNKMGEDGNEIFVLDEKGDIVSHYSPDMFKQNISDQSYIRDVLQTVAPSGTFFKQLHNKKYVVSYVSSDELKWKFISLTPYDTFFSSVKKNGLLTLAFCLIVLILGLLFAFLASKKLYHPIGTLTKGIKQKLGQESKPEKNIDEVSFLSTAFNGMIDKTILLENMKRNTAPLLKNDFLKNVITGQAYLPLEKILAKGKELQVELNLTNKLFLFMLKIDFYKDFLDQHNEKDRSLYKIGISNIAQEITNEYYRNEVIETGFDQFTLLVDIGEETEESDSYMGIFQDIVTRIQACVKKYLNISLTGTLGHVINSPDQIKYAYEKTLSLSMYRMKLGHHSIITSEMLNDLDDNSFQFPASKEKQLIDSLKLGNSEDAKEAYNDIIQAMEHSSYDTILTSVIYLFFSIYNSLNRIVEGSQSTFNAISIDFFNQVAEFETLEEIERTFFKLFDDIVLMKDGTKDKKKNMIVDNVVHMIHANYADKNLTLTSIAEALSISSVYLGRLFKNATGKSVAEFITTVRMENIKDLLGQTQMPINDILDRCGIEKSNYFYTSFKKYFGVSLTEYRLQNVKVNSEKEIL, encoded by the coding sequence ATGTACAAAAAATTACTGATAACGTTCGTTGCAAGTATCACTGCCTTGATTATAATCCTTTCCTCGCTTTTGTACTACAACTACACTTCTTCTTCTATTGAGACTGTAAAAGAAATGAAGGGAAATATTTTATCTAATATCAGCTACAGTTCCGTATACATGGATAATATCGCTAAAAAGTTCAGCCAATCCTTAATGCTTAACAATTCCATCATGTCTTTCGCATACAGCAAGGAACAGGATATTCTAACGATTAGCGGTGCCATGAAAACATTGAATAATTTAACGATCCCCAACAGTTATATTTACTCTACTTATATCTACAATAAAAACATCGATACCTTTCTCACGACGAACACATTCTATGATAGCCATGATTTTTATGATAAAGAAATCGTCGCGATGTTAAAAAGTCCTCAAGCAGTCAAATCGCCAAGTTTATATCCCATCCCAAGAAAAATCCCAGTAACAGATGGTTCAAAAGTAAACGAGATTAATGTATACACCTATCTTTTGTTCGATACAAATAATAACAAGGGCGACTTCGACAGTGCGATCGTGTTGAACGTGGATGCAGATTGGCTCAGACTGACGATTTCATCCTTAGACAACAAAATGGGCGAAGATGGGAATGAAATTTTCGTCTTGGATGAGAAAGGCGATATCGTAAGCCACTACTCTCCCGATATGTTCAAGCAAAACATTTCAGATCAGAGCTATATTCGTGATGTTCTTCAAACAGTAGCCCCATCAGGAACCTTCTTTAAACAGCTGCATAATAAAAAATACGTAGTTTCCTATGTTTCTTCGGATGAATTGAAATGGAAATTTATAAGCTTAACCCCGTATGATACTTTTTTTTCGAGTGTTAAAAAGAATGGCCTCCTTACACTCGCTTTTTGTCTCATCGTTCTTATTTTGGGGCTATTATTCGCCTTCCTTGCTTCTAAGAAACTTTACCATCCGATCGGTACGCTAACTAAGGGGATCAAACAAAAGCTGGGCCAAGAAAGCAAACCTGAGAAAAACATCGATGAGGTTAGCTTTCTCTCCACTGCTTTCAATGGCATGATCGATAAAACTATCCTATTAGAAAATATGAAACGAAATACAGCTCCCCTTCTGAAAAATGATTTTCTAAAAAATGTAATCACTGGTCAAGCGTATCTGCCTCTTGAAAAAATATTGGCCAAGGGAAAAGAACTTCAAGTCGAACTAAACCTTACAAACAAACTGTTCTTGTTTATGTTAAAAATTGACTTTTATAAAGACTTCCTCGACCAACATAATGAAAAAGACCGTTCCTTATATAAAATAGGGATTTCAAATATTGCTCAGGAAATCACCAACGAGTATTACAGAAATGAAGTTATCGAGACTGGATTCGATCAATTCACCTTATTGGTCGATATTGGAGAAGAAACTGAGGAATCCGATTCGTACATGGGCATCTTTCAAGACATCGTGACTAGAATCCAAGCTTGTGTCAAAAAATATTTAAACATTTCATTAACGGGAACGCTTGGACATGTGATCAATTCGCCCGATCAAATTAAATACGCGTATGAAAAAACGCTTAGCTTATCCATGTATCGCATGAAATTAGGCCATCATAGCATTATTACGTCTGAGATGTTAAACGACTTAGATGACAACTCTTTCCAATTCCCCGCCTCTAAAGAAAAACAGCTCATTGATTCCTTGAAGTTAGGGAACAGTGAAGATGCGAAGGAAGCCTACAATGACATTATTCAGGCGATGGAGCATTCATCTTACGACACGATCTTAACATCAGTGATCTATTTGTTTTTCTCCATTTACAATTCGCTCAATCGGATCGTCGAAGGCTCTCAATCAACATTCAACGCGATTTCGATCGACTTTTTCAATCAAGTTGCCGAATTTGAGACCTTAGAAGAAATAGAAAGAACATTTTTCAAATTATTCGATGATATTGTCCTAATGAAAGATGGCACCAAAGATAAGAAAAAGAACATGATCGTCGACAACGTGGTTCACATGATCCACGCAAACTATGCGGATAAAAACCTTACCTTAACAAGTATTGCAGAAGCGTTGTCCATATCTTCCGTATATCTCGGTAGACTGTTTAAAAATGCAACAGGTAAATCAGTAGCCGAGTTCATTACGACTGTTCGCATGGAGAATATTAAGGACTTACTGGGACAAACACAAATGCCCATCAATGATATTTTGGATAGATGTGGAATCGAGAAATCGAACTACTTTTATACCAGCTTTAAAAAGTACTTTGGCGTCTCGCTAACCGAATATCGATTACAAAATGTGAAGGTAAACAGTGAGAAAGAGATTTTATAA